A genomic stretch from Serratia entomophila includes:
- the mglC gene encoding galactose/methyl galactoside ABC transporter permease MglC: MNALNKKTLFTYFKEGGIYVVLLVLLAIIIIQDPTFLSLMNLSNILTQSSVRIIIALGVAGLIVTQGTDLSAGRQVGLAAVVAATLLQSMDNVNKVFPHMETWSIPLVILLVCAVGAVIGLVNGLIIAYLNVTPFITTLGTMIIVYGINSLYYDSVGASPVAGFDPKFSTFAQGFLRFGDFKLSYITFYAVIAILFVWILWNKTRFGKNIFAIGGNPEAAKVSGVNVPLNLIMIYALSGVFYAFGGLLEAGRIGSATNNLGFMYELDAIAACVVGGVSFAGGVGTVLGVVTGVIIFTVINYGLTYIGINPYWQYIIKGSIIIFAVALDSLKYAKKK, from the coding sequence ATGAACGCGCTGAATAAAAAAACTTTGTTCACCTACTTCAAGGAAGGTGGCATTTACGTGGTATTGCTGGTGCTGCTGGCGATCATTATTATCCAGGACCCGACCTTCCTCAGCCTGATGAACCTGAGCAACATCCTGACCCAATCCTCGGTGCGCATCATCATCGCGCTGGGCGTGGCCGGGCTGATTGTTACCCAGGGCACCGACCTGTCCGCCGGGCGCCAGGTCGGTTTGGCGGCGGTGGTGGCGGCGACGCTGCTGCAGTCGATGGATAACGTCAACAAGGTGTTTCCGCATATGGAAACCTGGTCGATCCCGCTGGTGATCCTGCTGGTGTGCGCCGTGGGCGCGGTGATCGGCCTGGTGAACGGCCTGATTATCGCCTACCTCAACGTGACGCCGTTCATTACCACGCTGGGCACCATGATCATCGTTTACGGCATCAACTCGCTGTATTACGACTCGGTAGGCGCTTCGCCGGTAGCGGGCTTTGATCCGAAGTTCTCGACCTTCGCCCAGGGTTTCCTGCGCTTCGGCGACTTCAAGCTGTCGTACATTACCTTCTATGCCGTGATAGCCATCCTGTTCGTGTGGATCCTGTGGAACAAGACCCGCTTCGGCAAAAATATCTTCGCCATCGGCGGCAATCCGGAAGCGGCCAAGGTCTCCGGTGTCAACGTGCCGTTGAACCTGATCATGATCTATGCGCTGTCCGGCGTGTTCTACGCCTTCGGCGGCCTGCTGGAGGCGGGGCGCATCGGCAGCGCCACCAACAACCTCGGCTTTATGTATGAGTTGGACGCCATCGCCGCCTGCGTGGTGGGGGGCGTGTCCTTCGCCGGCGGGGTGGGTACGGTGCTGGGGGTGGTGACCGGGGTGATTATCTTCACCGTCATCAACTACGGGCTGACCTATATCGGCATCAACCCTTACTGGCAGTACATTATCAAGGGCAGCATCATCATCTTCGCGGTGGCGCTGGACTCGCTGAAGTACGCCAAGAAGAAGTAA
- the sanA gene encoding outer membrane permeability protein SanA, with product MWKRLIISLFIIIAVLMLSAIALDRWISWKTAPYVYDELQGLPHRQVGVVLGTAKYYRTGVINQYYRYRIQGAINAYNSGKVKYLLLSGDNAQQSYNEPMTMRRDLIAAGVAPSDIVLDYAGFRTLDSIVRTRKVFDTNDFIIITQRFHCERALFIALHMGIQAQCYAVPSPKDMMTVRVREIFARLGALTDLYILKREPRFLGPLIPISAMHTVPEDAQGYPAVSPEQLVELEHRLAEEKQKAKPP from the coding sequence ATGTGGAAACGCCTGATAATCAGCCTGTTCATCATCATTGCGGTGTTGATGCTCTCGGCTATTGCGCTCGATCGCTGGATCAGCTGGAAAACCGCCCCTTACGTCTATGACGAACTGCAGGGGCTGCCCCACCGCCAGGTTGGCGTGGTGCTCGGCACCGCCAAGTATTACCGCACCGGCGTGATTAACCAGTACTACCGCTACCGCATCCAGGGAGCGATCAACGCCTACAACAGCGGCAAGGTGAAATACCTGCTGCTGAGCGGCGACAACGCCCAACAAAGCTATAACGAGCCGATGACCATGCGCCGCGATCTGATCGCCGCCGGCGTGGCGCCGAGCGACATCGTGCTGGACTACGCCGGTTTCCGCACCCTGGACTCTATCGTTCGCACCCGCAAAGTGTTCGACACCAACGATTTCATTATCATTACCCAGCGTTTCCACTGCGAGCGCGCGCTGTTTATCGCCCTGCATATGGGCATTCAGGCGCAGTGTTATGCGGTGCCTTCGCCGAAGGACATGATGACGGTGCGCGTGCGCGAAATTTTCGCCCGCCTCGGCGCACTGACCGATCTCTATATTCTCAAGCGCGAGCCGCGCTTCCTCGGCCCGCTGATCCCCATCTCCGCCATGCACACCGTGCCGGAAGACGCCCAGGGCTATCCGGCGGTATCGCCGGAGCAGTTGGTGGAGCTGGAGCACAGGCTGGCGGAAGAAAAGCAGAAGGCCAAACCGCCCTGA
- a CDS encoding NAD-dependent malic enzyme, with protein MELEYESKRPLYIPYAGPILLEFPLLNKGSAFTEEERSHFNLHGLLPEAVETIEEQVERAYRQYQDFKNDNDKHIYLRNIQDTNETLFYRLLDSHLSEMMPIIYTPTVGEACEHFSDIYRRARGLFISYPNRDRIDDMLQNATKQNVKVIVVTDGERILGLGDQGIGGMGIPIGKLSLYTACGGISPAYTLPVVLDVGTNNPQRLNDPLYMGWRHPRISGDEYHAFVEEFIQAVKRRWPNVLLQFEDFAQNNATPLLNRYRDEICCFNDDIQGTAAVTLGSLIAASRAAGSQLRDQTVTFLGAGSAGCGIAEQIIAQMKSEGLSEDEARARVFMVDRFGLLTDKLPNLLDFQSKLVQKSESLAAWQTESDAISLLEVVRNAKPTILIGVSGQPGLFTEELIREMHKHCARPIVMPLSNPTSRVEARPEDIINWTEGAALVATGSPFAPVTYKEQQFPIAQCNNSYIFPGIGLGVLASGATRVTDAMLMAASRALADCSPLATDGHGALLPNIDDIQGVSKCIAMEVGKAAQLQGVAMVTSEETLSKAIEHNFWRPQYRSYKRTSF; from the coding sequence ATGGAACTAGAATACGAAAGCAAACGCCCTCTCTACATCCCTTACGCCGGCCCGATTTTGCTGGAATTTCCGCTGCTGAACAAAGGCAGCGCTTTCACCGAGGAAGAACGCAGCCACTTCAACCTGCACGGCCTGCTGCCGGAAGCGGTGGAAACCATCGAAGAACAGGTGGAGCGCGCCTATCGTCAGTACCAGGATTTCAAGAACGACAACGACAAGCACATCTACCTGCGCAACATTCAGGACACCAACGAAACCCTGTTTTATCGCCTGCTGGACTCGCACCTGAGCGAGATGATGCCGATCATCTACACCCCGACGGTGGGGGAAGCCTGCGAACATTTCTCCGACATCTATCGCCGCGCGCGCGGGCTGTTCATTTCCTACCCGAACCGCGACCGCATCGATGACATGCTGCAGAACGCCACCAAGCAAAACGTTAAGGTCATCGTCGTCACCGACGGCGAGCGCATCCTCGGCCTGGGCGACCAGGGCATCGGCGGCATGGGCATCCCCATCGGCAAACTGTCGCTGTACACCGCCTGCGGCGGCATCAGCCCGGCCTACACCCTGCCGGTGGTGCTGGACGTCGGCACCAACAACCCGCAGCGCCTCAACGATCCGCTGTATATGGGCTGGCGCCATCCGCGCATCTCCGGCGACGAATACCACGCCTTTGTCGAAGAGTTCATTCAGGCGGTCAAGCGCCGCTGGCCGAACGTGCTGCTGCAGTTCGAAGACTTCGCGCAGAACAACGCCACCCCGCTGCTGAACCGCTACCGTGATGAAATCTGCTGCTTCAACGATGACATTCAGGGCACCGCCGCGGTCACCCTCGGCAGCCTGATCGCCGCCAGCCGCGCCGCCGGCAGCCAGCTGCGCGACCAGACCGTTACCTTCCTGGGCGCCGGCTCCGCGGGCTGCGGCATCGCCGAGCAGATCATCGCGCAGATGAAATCCGAAGGGCTGAGCGAAGACGAGGCGCGCGCCCGCGTGTTCATGGTCGACCGTTTCGGCCTGTTGACCGACAAGCTGCCTAACCTGCTCGACTTCCAGAGCAAGCTGGTGCAAAAGAGCGAAAGCCTGGCCGCCTGGCAAACCGAAAGCGACGCCATCTCGCTGCTGGAGGTGGTGCGCAACGCCAAGCCGACCATTCTGATCGGCGTATCCGGCCAGCCGGGCCTGTTCACCGAAGAGCTGATCCGTGAAATGCATAAGCACTGCGCGCGCCCGATCGTGATGCCGCTGTCCAACCCGACCTCCCGCGTGGAAGCGCGTCCGGAAGACATCATCAACTGGACCGAAGGCGCCGCCCTGGTCGCCACCGGCAGCCCGTTCGCGCCGGTGACCTATAAAGAGCAGCAGTTCCCGATCGCCCAGTGCAACAACTCCTACATCTTCCCGGGCATCGGTCTTGGGGTGCTGGCTTCCGGCGCCACCCGCGTGACCGACGCCATGCTGATGGCCGCCAGCCGCGCGCTGGCCGACTGTTCGCCGCTGGCCACCGACGGCCACGGCGCGCTGCTGCCGAATATCGACGATATTCAGGGCGTGTCCAAATGCATCGCCATGGAAGTGGGCAAAGCGGCGCAGCTACAGGGCGTGGCGATGGTCACCTCCGAAGAGACGCTGTCGAAGGCCATCGAGCACAACTTCTGGCGGCCGCAGTACCGCAGCTATAAGCGCACCTCATTCTGA